A portion of the Deltaproteobacteria bacterium genome contains these proteins:
- a CDS encoding phosphoenolpyruvate carboxylase, which yields MPFARRPARGLLLLGLLLLATLAEGREPRVRRERPDPLASLRVQGGQAQRQRLAATLVLTEHPSSLRLLRRQLRDLKRTLAAPGGAPTVDALLARLQTPYMSATKHVREFKRYAVELGLASAKMIDFEGKPMDPGVIPRHVAVLERAGLRPGLTGDRLILVRLPADAERAGKDLSLREQVMQTVVRTNLARVLAGKPIPVDQLILPQVESPTDLARVHEEYERVATRELDLAVRQGRVRASDRRSTFDRLAAIQVVPLLESSDAVLDSARITREYLRYYEGHFGRLPAHALVFLAGSDLNREVGPVAGQLLRSVARSRLAQLQARHPGVDLIPWIGVGSGPMRSGVGRHPELAGALHPGMTFTVQPDQLDQRNRKAVLAAFGQAALGARPELLDAKTEQHRIALAVAFADVHAALTTRNALPSIRIANLLAPLNQRGRKGAIGKLLYERDGELYLRSAQDDKSPPAPTPPTGAAYGRTLDLAGLAEQLDAPFQPERARVERRQAIIDRYWPQGIPDSRAISGAFARYVEGHSLTTVAGLGRALEQTEARHGRRAAESLRPLILYLVKNDGFVLTRDRELVRRRIEVLLPHFTPAEVTQWTQRYFDDLALLDRYLARPAQGASSGGLRLEELIDTKHRARYESASRRLYRNASFVRYLRGQDLPLREWMTVMDDLVPLLANPGWNRIG from the coding sequence GTGCCCTTCGCCCGACGCCCCGCACGCGGCCTGCTCCTCCTCGGCCTCCTCCTCCTCGCCACCCTGGCCGAGGGACGCGAGCCCCGGGTACGCCGCGAGCGCCCGGACCCCCTCGCCTCGCTCCGCGTGCAGGGCGGGCAGGCCCAGCGGCAGCGCCTCGCCGCCACGCTCGTTTTGACCGAGCACCCGAGCTCGCTTCGCCTCCTGCGCCGCCAGCTCCGGGACCTGAAGCGCACCCTCGCGGCGCCCGGAGGCGCTCCGACCGTCGACGCGCTGCTCGCGCGACTTCAGACCCCGTACATGTCCGCCACGAAGCACGTGCGCGAGTTCAAGCGCTACGCCGTGGAGCTCGGCCTCGCGAGCGCCAAGATGATCGACTTCGAGGGCAAGCCGATGGACCCGGGCGTCATCCCGCGCCACGTGGCCGTCCTCGAGCGGGCCGGCCTTCGCCCGGGACTCACCGGCGACCGCCTGATCCTCGTGCGCCTCCCGGCCGACGCCGAGCGCGCCGGCAAGGACCTCTCGCTGCGCGAACAGGTCATGCAGACCGTCGTGCGCACGAACCTGGCCCGCGTGCTGGCCGGAAAGCCGATCCCCGTCGACCAGCTCATCCTGCCGCAGGTGGAGTCCCCGACCGATCTCGCGCGCGTGCACGAGGAGTACGAGCGCGTCGCCACGCGGGAGCTCGACCTCGCCGTACGGCAGGGCCGCGTACGCGCGAGCGACCGCCGCAGCACCTTCGACCGGCTCGCCGCCATCCAGGTAGTCCCGCTCCTCGAATCCTCGGACGCGGTGCTCGACAGCGCGCGCATCACTCGCGAATACCTGCGCTACTACGAGGGGCATTTCGGCCGCCTCCCGGCGCACGCGCTCGTCTTCCTGGCCGGCTCCGACCTGAACCGCGAGGTGGGCCCCGTCGCGGGACAGCTCCTGCGCAGCGTCGCGCGGAGCCGCCTGGCGCAGCTCCAGGCCCGTCACCCCGGCGTAGATCTGATCCCCTGGATCGGAGTCGGGTCGGGCCCCATGCGCTCCGGCGTCGGCCGCCACCCCGAGCTCGCGGGCGCGCTCCACCCGGGGATGACCTTCACCGTGCAGCCGGACCAGCTCGACCAGCGCAACCGGAAGGCCGTCCTCGCCGCCTTCGGCCAGGCGGCCCTCGGCGCGCGGCCCGAGCTGCTCGACGCGAAGACCGAGCAGCACCGCATCGCGCTGGCGGTAGCCTTCGCCGATGTGCACGCGGCGCTCACCACACGCAACGCGCTCCCCTCGATCCGCATCGCCAACCTGCTCGCGCCGCTGAACCAGCGCGGCCGGAAGGGCGCCATCGGCAAGCTCCTCTACGAACGGGACGGCGAGCTCTACCTGCGCTCCGCGCAAGACGACAAGTCGCCCCCCGCGCCGACTCCACCGACGGGGGCGGCGTACGGCCGGACGCTCGATCTGGCCGGCCTGGCCGAGCAGCTCGACGCCCCCTTCCAACCCGAGCGCGCGCGCGTCGAGCGCCGCCAGGCGATCATCGATCGCTACTGGCCCCAGGGGATCCCCGACTCCCGAGCCATCTCCGGGGCCTTCGCCCGCTACGTGGAGGGGCACAGCCTGACCACCGTGGCCGGCCTCGGACGCGCGCTCGAGCAGACCGAGGCGCGCCACGGCCGCCGGGCGGCGGAGAGCCTCCGTCCCCTCATCCTCTACCTGGTGAAGAACGACGGCTTCGTGCTCACCCGCGACCGCGAGCTCGTGCGTCGGCGCATCGAGGTCCTTCTGCCACACTTCACGCCGGCCGAGGTGACCCAGTGGACCCAGCGCTACTTCGACGACCTGGCGCTGCTCGATCGGTACCTCGCGCGACCGGCCCAGGGAGCCTCCTCCGGTGGCCTGCGCCTCGAGGAACTCATCGACACCAAGCACCGCGCGCGCTACGAGAGCGCTTCCCGGCGCCTCTACCGGAACGCGAGCTTCGTGCGCTACCTTCGGGGCCAGGATCTCCCGCTGCGAGAGTGGATGACGGTCATGGACGATCTCGTCCCGCTGCTCGCCAACCCGGGGTGGAACCGGATCGGCTAA